One Streptomyces sp. NBC_01237 genomic region harbors:
- a CDS encoding nucleotide pyrophosphatase/phosphodiesterase family protein gives MSTPVKDSAPTPLLVLDVVGLTPQLLAHMPNLRAMAASGAQAPLSTVLPAVTCAAQSTFLTGTTPAEHGIVANGWYFRELGDVLLWRQHNGLVEGDRLWDAARRAHPGYTVANICWWYAMGADTDYTVTPRPVYYADGRKEPDCYTRPPALHDELTDKLGTFPLFHFWGPGADLVSSQWIIDATRHILATRTPDLALCYLPHLDYDLQRYGPDDPRSHRAAADLDRAVAPLLADARAEGRTVVALSEYGITRVERPVDINRALRRAGLLEVHTQDGMEYLDPMASRAFAVADHQIAHIYVRRPEDLEATREALADLPGIDQLLDDEGKKAHHLDHPRSGELVAVAEKDAWFTYYYWLDDARAPDFAQLVEIHRKPGYDPVELFMDPQDPYVRVKAVTAVARKKLGMRYRMAVVPLDPSPIRGSHGRLPTSDDEGPLILCSTPHAFPGRVRATEVKSLLLQLAGLH, from the coding sequence ATGAGCACCCCCGTGAAGGACAGCGCCCCCACCCCCCTCCTCGTCCTGGACGTCGTCGGCCTCACCCCCCAGCTCCTCGCCCATATGCCCAACCTCCGGGCCATGGCCGCGTCGGGCGCCCAGGCACCGCTCTCCACCGTCCTGCCCGCCGTCACCTGTGCCGCCCAGTCCACCTTCCTCACCGGAACCACGCCCGCCGAGCACGGCATCGTCGCCAACGGCTGGTACTTCCGCGAACTCGGCGACGTCCTGCTGTGGCGCCAGCACAACGGACTCGTCGAGGGCGACAGGCTCTGGGACGCGGCCCGCCGCGCCCACCCCGGCTACACCGTCGCCAACATCTGCTGGTGGTACGCGATGGGCGCCGACACCGACTACACCGTGACCCCGCGCCCCGTCTACTACGCCGACGGCCGCAAGGAGCCCGACTGCTACACCAGGCCCCCGGCCCTGCACGACGAGCTCACCGACAAGCTCGGCACCTTCCCCCTCTTCCACTTCTGGGGCCCCGGAGCCGACCTCGTCTCCTCCCAGTGGATCATCGACGCCACCCGGCACATCCTCGCCACCCGCACCCCCGACCTGGCCCTGTGCTACCTGCCCCACCTCGACTACGACCTCCAGCGCTACGGCCCCGACGACCCCCGCTCCCACCGGGCGGCCGCCGATCTCGACCGGGCCGTCGCCCCGCTGCTCGCCGACGCCCGCGCCGAAGGCCGTACCGTCGTCGCGCTCTCCGAATACGGGATCACCCGCGTCGAGCGGCCCGTCGACATCAACCGGGCGCTGCGCCGGGCGGGCCTGCTGGAGGTGCACACCCAGGACGGCATGGAATACCTCGACCCGATGGCCTCCCGTGCCTTCGCCGTCGCCGACCACCAGATCGCCCATATCTACGTACGCCGTCCCGAGGACCTCGAAGCCACCCGCGAAGCCCTCGCGGACCTGCCCGGCATCGACCAACTCCTGGACGACGAGGGCAAGAAGGCCCACCACCTGGACCACCCCCGCTCCGGCGAACTCGTCGCCGTGGCGGAGAAGGACGCCTGGTTCACGTACTACTACTGGCTCGACGACGCCCGCGCCCCCGACTTCGCACAGCTCGTCGAGATCCACCGCAAACCCGGCTACGACCCCGTCGAGCTCTTCATGGACCCTCAGGACCCCTACGTCCGGGTCAAGGCCGTCACGGCGGTCGCCCGCAAGAAGCTGGGCATGCGCTATCGCATGGCGGTCGTCCCTCTCGACCCGTCACCTATCCGCGGCAGCCACGGCCGCCTCCCCACGAGCGACGACGAAGGTCCGCTCATCCTCTGCTCCACCCCCCACGCCTTCCCCGGACGGGTCCGGGCCACCGAAGTGAAGTCCCTGCTCCTCCAGCTTGCCGGACTGCACTGA
- a CDS encoding sugar phosphate isomerase/epimerase family protein, translating into MSRTPKDSELARRLSRRNILGVAAGATAASIVGAATASADSRDREGAHGKGHGHGHQHEGHGKGRAVLPPGRLGIQLYSLRDKISTLGFAAVFAELEEYGYDEIEFAGYTQGSAGALTLAQLKRLARDHGLNPIGSHVGHSDDNNPGAYTFAQNLTKVLDDAEALGLKHIGTPSGPFRYGSTVDGWKRVAEEFNTYGAAARKRGMKFYQHNHAEEFSFATDRPDVRLYDVLLAETDPDLVYLELDIYWAYCAQFRFSRRADGTPAPLDPLKYVLKHPDRYPLFHVKDGVRDDTARDGYRMSDVGDGDIDYKTFLSKVTHRTHRGRTYHHWQTEHDNPVDSMAFARKSSEHLHSLREGRCGD; encoded by the coding sequence ATGAGCCGCACCCCGAAGGACTCCGAACTCGCGCGCAGACTCAGCCGCCGCAACATCCTGGGCGTCGCCGCCGGAGCCACCGCGGCCTCCATCGTCGGCGCCGCCACCGCCAGTGCCGACAGCCGCGACCGGGAGGGCGCCCACGGCAAGGGTCACGGCCACGGCCACCAGCACGAGGGCCACGGCAAGGGCCGCGCCGTCCTGCCCCCCGGCCGCCTGGGCATCCAGCTCTACAGCCTCCGCGACAAGATCTCCACCCTCGGCTTCGCCGCCGTCTTCGCCGAGCTGGAGGAGTACGGCTACGACGAGATCGAGTTCGCCGGATACACCCAGGGCTCGGCCGGCGCCCTCACCCTCGCCCAGCTCAAGAGGCTGGCCCGGGACCACGGGCTGAACCCCATCGGCAGCCATGTCGGCCACTCCGACGACAACAACCCGGGGGCGTACACCTTCGCCCAGAACCTCACCAAGGTCCTGGACGACGCCGAGGCCCTCGGCCTCAAGCACATAGGCACGCCCTCCGGACCGTTCCGCTACGGCTCCACGGTCGACGGCTGGAAGCGGGTCGCCGAGGAGTTCAACACCTACGGTGCCGCCGCCCGCAAACGCGGCATGAAGTTCTACCAGCACAACCACGCCGAGGAGTTCTCCTTCGCGACCGACAGGCCGGACGTACGCCTCTACGATGTCCTGCTCGCCGAGACCGATCCCGACCTGGTCTATCTGGAGCTGGACATCTACTGGGCCTACTGCGCGCAGTTCCGCTTCTCCAGGAGGGCGGACGGCACCCCGGCGCCCCTGGACCCGCTCAAGTACGTGCTCAAGCACCCCGACCGCTACCCCCTGTTCCATGTCAAGGACGGCGTCCGCGACGACACCGCCCGCGACGGCTACCGCATGTCGGACGTCGGTGACGGGGACATCGACTACAAGACGTTCCTGTCCAAGGTGACCCACCGGACCCATCGCGGCCGCACGTACCACCACTGGCAGACCGAGCACGACAACCCGGTCGACTCCATGGCCTTCGCCCGCAAGTCCAGCGAGCACCTGCACTCGCTGCGCGAGGGCCGCTGCGGGGACTGA
- a CDS encoding DUF2254 domain-containing protein codes for MSDRGYRRPRALSPLREHLRDTFWFAPTLGCVCVFVLWWITSTLDTEIVTYLQDERAYEELGDLISFAQDAKTIVTTISSAMMTFIGVVFSISLVAVQMASGQLTPRVVRIFVRSRISKLTLTVFLATFLFSLLVLTSYESEADPRRVTSVPLVQSMLTLGLVGLSLLLFIAYVSATLRLMQVGPVVDRITRESLRVLGRMPGGALSQEPLAPETGRLMHTGRAGVLRDVNVARLVRAARRQDVVLRLIPRIGDFVVPGTPVLAVHGGAAPPRHALTYTVSVGVERALHQDLGFGLRQLSDIALRALSAAVNDPTTAVQCLDRIVQFLAAVVRLPLGAVHHRDKTGRVRLVQDVPGWTDLVDLAFEEIRGCSAGTPQVTRRLLAGIDDLLLLAPEERRRPLLRHRALLVQAVERTVPEAAEREFALSPDHQGIG; via the coding sequence ATGAGTGATCGCGGCTATCGGCGGCCCCGTGCGCTGTCCCCCCTGCGCGAGCATCTGCGCGACACGTTCTGGTTCGCGCCGACCCTGGGGTGCGTGTGTGTCTTCGTGCTGTGGTGGATCACCTCCACGCTGGACACGGAGATCGTCACGTACCTCCAGGACGAACGGGCGTACGAGGAACTCGGCGACCTGATCTCGTTCGCCCAGGACGCGAAGACGATCGTCACCACGATCAGCTCGGCGATGATGACCTTCATCGGTGTCGTGTTCAGCATCTCGCTGGTGGCGGTGCAGATGGCGAGCGGGCAGCTCACGCCGCGGGTGGTGCGGATCTTCGTCAGGAGCCGGATCAGCAAGCTCACGCTGACGGTGTTCCTGGCGACGTTCCTGTTCTCGCTGCTGGTCCTGACCTCGTACGAGAGTGAGGCCGACCCGCGCCGGGTCACCTCCGTACCGCTGGTGCAGAGCATGCTGACGCTGGGGCTGGTCGGCCTGAGTCTGCTGCTGTTCATCGCCTATGTCAGCGCCACCCTGCGGCTCATGCAGGTGGGACCGGTCGTCGACCGCATCACACGTGAGTCGTTGAGGGTGCTCGGGCGGATGCCCGGTGGGGCGCTGTCCCAGGAGCCTCTCGCGCCCGAGACCGGCCGGCTCATGCATACGGGGCGGGCCGGGGTTCTGCGGGACGTGAATGTGGCGCGGCTGGTACGAGCCGCGCGGCGGCAGGACGTCGTGCTGCGGCTGATCCCGCGGATCGGTGATTTCGTGGTGCCCGGGACGCCGGTCCTGGCCGTCCACGGCGGGGCCGCCCCGCCCCGGCACGCGCTGACGTACACGGTGTCGGTCGGGGTCGAACGCGCGCTGCACCAGGATCTTGGCTTCGGACTGCGCCAGCTCTCGGACATCGCGTTGCGGGCCCTGTCCGCGGCGGTGAACGACCCGACCACCGCCGTGCAGTGCCTGGACCGGATCGTGCAGTTCCTCGCGGCGGTGGTGCGGCTGCCGCTCGGCGCGGTGCACCACCGGGACAAGACCGGCCGGGTGAGGCTCGTCCAGGACGTGCCCGGGTGGACGGATCTGGTGGATCTCGCCTTCGAGGAGATCCGCGGGTGCTCGGCGGGGACTCCGCAGGTCACCCGGCGCCTGCTGGCCGGGATCGACGATCTGCTGCTGCTCGCTCCCGAGGAACGGCGAAGGCCCCTGCTCCGGCACCGTGCGCTGCTGGTGCAGGCGGTGGAGCGCACGGTGCCGGAGGCGGCGGAGCGGGAGTTCGCGCTGTCCCCCGACCATCAGGGGATCGGCTGA